aaatgagaaaatgttcatcattttccctcattttctcaGTAGCCAAacagaaaagaacaaaaacaaacgAAGCTAGATCTACTGGTTTTACAcccaaaaaaacacataaaagcGAAGACACAGAAATGGGGGAAATGGGTGAGGCTCAGATTGGGCTCTCCAATCAGGCAAGCGAAAGAGACACCGTCATGGCTGCAACAAAAACCGGTTGCCTAGATGTGATTAAAAATTCACAAAGAGGCCATCCGGGTCGCCCCGCCAAACAAAACGGACCCTTTCAACTATACCCGAATCTTCCACACTCTTAACATTCAACAAAGCCATCGTCACAGCCCCTTTCATTATATGtatccagagagagagagagagagagagagagaaagagagagccatgaatctgaaaagaaagaagaaaaagaaacagatacaaacacaaacacaaacgcagcaacagagagagagagagagagagagagagagagatatgatatttatttatttttttttttttgatattgatCTTTGGGTATGGGGTTTAGAAGAGAAGGGTCATGGGTGGTTGATTTGAAGGGCTAAGTTGATAGAAATCATTGGGTTCAGAGAGGGGCAACCACCCAACCATACACACTCTGAACCCTCTTTCTGAAACTGTTAAAGGtgtgaagaagaaggagaagcaaAGCCCTTAGATTCATTGACTCAGGGCTTGGCGTGATATTTATTTACAGAGACTAGGGACATGAACTGAGTCATTTCCGTTTTTGGCCTTTGTTTCGACCTCCAAACGTTTGTGGTCGAATGTTaatttgggtaaaaaaaaaaaaggtgggtgTTGTCGTCTTTTTGAGTTTCCTTTCTCTTAAAAGTTGAAGGCTTGAAGCCACCAACAAATGTCACTCATGCCTAATTGCCAATCAGCATCATTCTCATTTGTATTAGTTGTTTCGCACTTAGCTAATGTTAATTAAaaccttctttttttaaggCATGAGCAGTATCCTGTCTTACGCACACCAGATTATTATGGAAGAAAATCGAAGGAATTCTTTGATGGCGACCCTAAGATTTTTGCAGGAGATTTTGaatttaggcgtaaatgcacttttagtccttacattttggctcaatttctattttggtccctacattttcatttcactaCTTTTAGTTCCCAAACCAATTAACGTGTGTTATGTTAGTCATTTCCGTCAGTCAACAGACGGAAATAGTTGAGGTGGCTAATGGagggattaaaatattaattaaaatccaCCGTGGCACTCAGGCATGGGTTTCCCGCCCTTTTATTTCACACGTGACCCCCACTACCCCGTAAACCCCCTAAATCAgtaccaaaaacccaaaatccccAAAATTGGTACCAAAAACCTTAAACTCCCAAAATTCGAGCTTGGACCTCCACCCACACAGGTAAGCGTCATCTCCCCAAACCACGATCAAAACAAATAATCTTCGAAGCCCAATGGAAGCAAGCTCTTCAACAAGTTTCAACATGAGGAGGAGAGCACAAATGATGTGCTACTGTAATAAAAAACCTATCCTAGTTGTGCCGTGGATAGCAGACAACCCTGGCAGAAGGTTCTATGGTTGTCCAAACTACTGGGTATGTCAATTTCAGTAAATTGTTTGAGTGGGTTTTAGTTAATTTCAGTATGTTGTTTCAATTTGTTACTGCAATAGTTTATCGATTTTCATTTTTCAGAGCATTATCTATGTTTCAGGTGGGGCGAAAGTGTAGGTTCTTCCAATGGCGTAATGATGAGATATGTGAACGTGGTAAGGTACTTATCCCACAGCAAAGGCAAAGGATCATCCAACTTGAGGCTAAGCTTGCAGAGTGCAAGAAGAGAGAAGTATTTAGTTGTAGTTGTGGCATTGTTAATGGTGATATTTGTAGTTCTATGTTTGCTTAGGTAGGGTTGTTGTGGTTGGTAGTGCATGTACGGTTGCAGTGTTTATGTGTAGAGGGTTGGTAGTGTGCTTTATTTTGGTAGGATTAGTTATTAGCAATGACACACTTGCTGCTTATTTTGTACTCAATCTGTTGAGAAATAAATGAATACCTTTCTCATTCAATGTGTGGATGTGTGGATTGGAAATAGCAGGATTGGTATTGGTGTGTAACATAGTCCCTGTTGACAAATAACATATTCCAAGAAAGCACTACTTAATATACTGCCAAGTGCATGCAACAAATAAAATCGGTATTAACAGATAACATATTCCAACATACTACCAAACGTAACCCAAACATCTTCAtagttatcattaaaaaaagcaaaagcatgTTTACAAAACAAAAGGGCATTGTTCAACTGCCAATCTTAACCCAAACAGCAGGGCATTGTTTAACTAATActaattatacaaaataaaggCTTGACACACCAGCAAACTTGATAGCCCCCAATATCTAGATGCATTCTTGGAAGCATTCAGGGTCTCTGATGTGACCATCCTTTTCCTCCTCAGTCTTGGAGTTGGACTGCTGCCTAAGTTGGGTGGTGCAATCGGATTGGAGTTGGCCTAAACTGGATTGGATGATCTTGTGGGGGTCTGGTGTGCAGTTGGACTGGACTGGGGTGGTGGAAAAGGTGTGGCAGAGCTATGCATGGTGTACTGGTATGGTGCACTTGGGCTAGATAAGAAGTGCATTCTAGTCTGGAATGCTACACTTGGGTTGGATGAAAAGTGCATGCTGGTCTGGTATGGTGCACTTGGGCTGGATGAGAAGTGCATGCTGGTTTGGTATAGTGCACTTGGCCTAGAAGAGCTTATCCATGGCTGAGGAAATGCACAAGGAGTGAAGCTGTGCATGCTGGATTGGAATGATGGAAATGGACTGGGAGAGCTTGTCCATGGCTGAGTCACTACACCAGGAGTGAAGTTGTGCATGCTGGATTGGGATGATACAAATCGTTGAGGTGGTGTAAATGGGGTGGTTGAGCTTGGTTAAGCTTAAGCTTGAGCTTGTCCTGTTGGCTGATTGATGTTGGAAGAGTTTTTGTACCTGCTGGTCTACAAACAAGAAATCCACATTTAATATGTAAAAACTCTCACACATTTACTTGACAGATATGGTAGAATGTTACCTTATTGGCTACAGTGGTTCTGTTTATGGTGCTTGGTAGGGAAGATTTTCCTCCAATCTCACCCTTGCAACTTCTTTTATTGTGTCCTATTTTACCACATGCCCTATACTGTTTAGAGATACCAGCTCTCCTACCTGCTGGTTCACTAGGCTCCCTtgctctcttcttcttgggccTACCAGGTGGCCTTCTTTTGATAGGAGGCTAAACAGGTTGGACACCACTAGGCCTCCACATATTCTGCCCATTGATAGGTGCAATTATTGGCTCATAACAGGCCTTATATGTGGAGACATGAAAACACTTGTGCACATACTGCTCAGCATCTTGCCTATTGAAGAATATGCAAGAAACTGCATGGGCACATGGTATACTAGTTGTATCCCATTTCCTGCAACTACAATGTCCTTTGGCCAAGTCCGCAGTGAAGCTTTGCAGTCCATTTTTAACCTCAAACTGTGTATCACCTGCCCAACAAGCAAGCCACCTGCTGCTTGCAATCTTTTCTCTATGAAACCTCTTAAGCACTTTAGGGCATATCTCTGATTCCACTTTCATGATCTTTGTCTATTCTCTTGAAACCTGGTCATAAGATATAACCTGATGGACCCCAGCTGCAAGCACACACAAACTGTTAATCAAACAATGTATCAAACAATGTATTTGACTAATTGTTACTCAAAGGCTTAGATTCATACCATAGTAATTATAGGCTTAGATCTAAACTTCAGAATCCTACTGTTAAAACTCTCACACGTTGTTCAGTACTGTATCACTCAACTTATCCTCACTAAACATGTGTCTGGCCCACATGGTGGTTGAATGATCTTGCAACCAACTGTGTGCATCCTCATCAATTCCCTTCAGTTCATCCATCAGCCTATCAAACTCAGCTTTATAAGTAGCTTTGGCTGCTTTCCAAAATAACTCTCTGATCAGAACACCAGGATGGTTCTTCATAAGATTATTGTAGAAGTGTCTGCAATAGATCCTATGCTCATATTGTGGTCAATTATCAATGAAGGTCTGCACCAACCCCTATCagtacaacaacaacaattgtGGTGTTAGTAACTCTATACATCCAATATGGTAATGTATGAAGAAGTGCACCTTGGATTCTTATAACTCCTAAAGCATGTGTGTTCCAGATTCAGTGTTTTTAGTTGGTAGCTCTTCTCTCTTGGCACCTTTGTTAGATATGCCATAAACTTGCAGCTTTCCTGGCAAATTGCTCTTACCCTCTGCAAAtcatttttttgcaaatttgaTCCCCCAGCCACCATGAACTGTATAATCAGTTATAGCTTCTTTGAATTGTTTAGTTGTTGTGAACAACATATCTTTCTCAAATCTGATATGTTCAGCCTTAGCAACTGCCTTAAACACTAGGAAGGTCCTCTTTTGTCCCCTTCCCTTTTCCACAGGTGTTTTCAGTTCATCTTCAGAGCTATCGTCACTATCATCCCTAATATCATCATCAGATGATGATTCCTCAAGACTGTGCAACTCTTCACTCTCATAATCAGAGTTCATTACACCAGCACCCATTTGTACTGGTTCAATAATATCCTCATCAGAACCATCCCAACTATCACTACTATCCTCCACAAACTTCATGTTATCAGGATTCACTACATCTTCATCCTCTAGGCCACTTCCTTCACCATCATCTCCTCCACCGTCACTGTTATCAGCTACATCCTTGTCCTCAGATGGGTGCTGAGTCATAGGTTCCTTACCTACTTTCCTAGAATACACCTCTGCAGCATCAACCTCAACAACATCATCATTAATGGGATCCACATTATCATTGTTATGATCTTCACTACCAGAGTTACTATTGTCAGCATCTTCACTACCTTCATCATGACTGGCATCATCATTACTGTCATATCCTAAAAGGTTTTGCTCCACTGCCAATGGCTACACATCTGCCCCAATATGTTCACCTTCATCTATTAGTATAGGATTATCCATAGGGTGCTCAACAAACACATGAATTTCTTTATGACCAATCACTAAATTTGTCATAAACATGGCATCATTATCATCAACTATCAAATGGAAATTAGCTCTCTCTAGATCATTACCAGGCATTTTATACCAAAGCCTACTCACAGAGGTGTATCCAAAGTCCCTGCATATACCCTCAATCTCTGTCTTCGACCACCTATCAGGGTCACAATTATCCACTACATCCACTTTACCTCCCACATATTTTCGAGGGTTATTAGTAAAATACCCACCATGATGCACAGACAAGCTAAATAGCTCACTCATGTTGCATGCAAAACACATATAaaccatttaaataatattgacTACATTCCAAAATAGCACTcattagttaacaaaatatcacaCATTAATTATTTGCCAAATCAGCACTCATCATTCCACAATCCACCACAGTTGTTTCGAATGATATAATATGGTAATGCACATTATCTTCAACATTGTTTGGAAAgtacaaacaaaaacatagtaAACAACAATGTCATAAAAAATAGACACGCATAGTAATCCACAAACAAACACATGTTAACATTATATATCATAAAATCACTTTAATAATAACTCAGCATTTTGGCCCACTAATTTAGTACATATCACACACAGAATCAACCATTATCTTCAACAGAGGACAACAGGGACCACATTGGAAGCCACAAAGAAACACATGACCAGACAAGGACCAACAAACAGTCAAAAGTCACTAAACAAACATAATAAAGTCAAAACCCAACAATGAATATACAAAAAGCAACATTGTGGCCCCTACGCATAATATAAAGCTAACTATATATAAAGACACATACAAAGAGAGAGCTAATATTTGTGTGTTTGGTTTCAGTTCACAGAGATAGAGATCTCACTGCTTTTCTCTTCTCTGCTATTCCAAGAAAAATggttttagttatatatatttttgggtttgtttgtcTGCGATgatggtttgtttgtttgtgatggtggttgtggtttaaaatttttgtctGCGATGGTGGTTTGTTTGTCTGCTATGGTGGTTTGATGGCTATCTTAGATCGAGAGAGAGGTGGACTGATTTGGTTTGGGGGTTCACAGAAAGAGAAGGTGGATTGATTTGGGGGTTCACATGCGCCACAGGTGGTTGTAGTGAGGGTCACATGTGACATAAAAGGGTGGGAAACCCATGCGGCATGGGTGACAGGAGCCACAGtggattttaattaatattttaattcctccgtTAGCCACCTCAGCTATTTCCATTTGTTGACTGACGaaaaggactaaaataacacgcgttaattgatttggggactaaaagtagtaaaataaaaatgttggaaccaaaatgaaaaaatgtcaaaatgtagggattaaAAGTGCATCTACGCCTTGAATCTAAGATCTCATAAATATCATAAGGCTTTAGGAACCATTGATACTAATTTCTGATCATGATTTCACTTGGCTTTTTCCTACTCAAACTAAACGATTGAGATTTTTTCCGTTGAGTACGTCGCTGatcaaattatcaattcaaTGAACAATATTGAAGAAGatattgaatgaaaatttaTTCATGGTTAACGGGTGCTCTTAAAACATTTGTTAATtgagtatttaaaaaaaattgataccacttttatgatatatatatatatatatatatatatatatatatttatatttatatcaatcagtgactcttttttttttctataaaaagttCCTAAAATTATTTCCTAAACCAAACCTTCACGGCATCATTaacttttctcttatttttcaaTATGCAATTGCATAGTTAACTTCTCTGTTTCATTTGAAgattaagggtatgtttggtaactatttctactccttattttctgttttcaaaaacaattttctatttttgaaactaaaaaacttgtttggcaactcaaaatgggcaaaaaacaaaaactgttttcaaaactcaatttgtgaaggaaactgaaaacatgcaaaagactgttttcagtttctaattttcaaaagtcaatgaaaatacgcttttaatttaatgaatctgtttcatttaaagagttaacattaaagttcaaatcttagtaacaacatattttagtttttttttattcttcaagAAACTATccttttaatttcaactaaccaaacatgttttttatttcaaaaacacaagaaaattgtttttttctttatatttccaaaaataagttttttaaaatagaaaataaaaactgttaccaaacataacctaagaTTTTAGTGTGTCAAGGgttctttttatgtttcttgTACCTTAGACACGCATCTTGATGTTATTGGAAAATGCTTAGTCTAGGTTTTTTTCTAAAAAGGAAGTTGA
This genomic stretch from Castanea sativa cultivar Marrone di Chiusa Pesio chromosome 1, ASM4071231v1 harbors:
- the LOC142622399 gene encoding uncharacterized protein LOC142622399 → MTQHPSEDKDVADNSDGGGDDGEGSGLEDEDVVNPDNMKFVEDSSDSWDGSDEDIIEPVQMGAGVMNSDYESEELHSLEESSSDDDIRDDSDDSSEDELKTPVEKGRGQKRTFLVFKAVAKAEHIRFEKDMLFTTTKQFKEAITDYTVHGGWGIKFAKK